The Stegostoma tigrinum isolate sSteTig4 chromosome 9, sSteTig4.hap1, whole genome shotgun sequence genome includes a region encoding these proteins:
- the mgme1 gene encoding mitochondrial genome maintenance exonuclease 1, producing MKFYSVLNAATCRVFQNSFKQYWHAAQNELVFKHHSFSTFPSLNCRRKDVSKYEQVDCKKYASLVRSVVSTSVSPQTPKTLLDEDNCLYGPVTRSKPASADTESESPQNLAPFLNFERQNTKCEPGPVLKLSLQLMSQGDHSKASLPSVTHILQLTMSLEQAFYLERWKRRMITELGQDGFKEYSKNILNRGKLFHSALEETLLSTKIPKTDDEEIAGYLQSVQGILADITGTRVLESVVSHQPLQYMGLVDCVAEYRDKLCVIDWKTSEKPKPYFRNTFDNPLQVAAYAGALNHDDNYNFQVERGLIVVAYKDGSPAHAHFMDRELFLACWKKWLLRLEKYKEKIHASV from the exons ATGAAATTCTATTCTGTGCTGAATGCTGCAACCTGCAGAGTATTTCAGAACTCTTTCAAACAATACTGGCATGCTGCACAGAATGAGCTGGTCTTCAAACACCACAGCTTTTCTACCTTCCCATCTCTTAATTGCCGGAGAAAGGATGTCAGCAAATATGAACAAGTAGATTGTAAGAAATATGCCTCCTTGGTCCGTTCTGTTGTCTCAACAAGTGTCAGCCCCCAGACCCCCAAGACCCTGCTTGATGAGGATAACTGCTTGTACGGACCAGTCACCAGATCAAAACCGGCCAGTGCAGATACAGAATCTGAAAGCCCGCAAAATCTGGCTCCGTTCCTGAACTTTGAACGCCAGAATACTAAGTGTGAACCAGGGCCTGTGCTCAAACTATCACTGCAGTTAATGTCACAGGGGGATCACTCGAAGGCCAGCTTGCCCAGTgtgacacacatcttgcagttgaCCATGAGTTTGGAGCAAGCGTTTTACTTGGAGCGATGGAAACGGAGAATGATAACTGAGCTTGGCCAAGATGGCTTCAAGGAGTATTCTAAAA ATATTCTCAATCGAGGAAAGCTTTTCCATTCTGCTTTGGAGGAGACCCTTCTCTCAACCAAAATTCCAAAAACTGATGATGAAGAAATTGCAGGGTATTTGCAAAGTGTGCAGGGAATCTTAGCAGACATTACAGGAACTCGTGTCTTGGAGAGTGTTGTGAGTCATCAGCCGTTACAGTACATGGGGCTGGTAGACTGTGTTGCAGAATATCG GGACAAGTTATGTGTTATAGACTGGAAAACTTCTGAGAAGCCAAAGCCATATTTTCGAAACACCTTTGATAACCCCCTTCAGGTGGCAGCATATGCTGGTGCCCTGAACCATGATGACAACTATAACTTTCAG GTTGAGCGGGGACTGATTGTGGTGGCTTACAAAgatggttcacctgcacatgctCACTTCATGGACCGTGAACTGTTCCTCGCTTGCTGGAAGAAATGGCTGCTTCGGCTGGAGAAATACAAGGAGAAAATTCATGCTTCCGTGTGA